The window CTGTGCTTTAGGCAGGAACTGCTCATACACGCGCCCACCGCCAATCACCATAATCTCGGGTTCATCGCCACAGGCAGCAATCGCCTCATCAATAGACTTCACCCACTGCACGCGATCGTCGGTGCCCGGCTTGCTGCTGATGACGATATTTTTACGCCCTGGCAACGGTCGGCCGATGGATTCCCAGGTATGGCGCCCCATAATAACCGGCTTATTTAAGGTGTTACGTTTAAACCAGGCGAGATCGGCAGGGAGGTTCCACGGCATGGCGTTTTCCATACCGATGACGCGATCTACCGCTAACGCCGCAATCAGACTGATCATTGAATAATTCCCGGATACAAAAAAATTGTCGCCACTATACGGAAAGCGCATTCTTTCGTCGACTAGCCAAAGGAAGATGTGCAGGAAAATTTTCTGTTCTGCTGGCGAGTCCGTGACTTCTTAGTGGGCTGCCAGCATTACAGTAGTTCAAAAACAGTCAATTAGCAGTAAAGTTTGCAGAACATCACATTTTTTACCCTATGTTGACGGTTTCACTTCCGGCTCATCTGCGACGTCTCCCGTATGTTTACCTTCATCCGTGCCTTGCCAGCCATGGCGTTGAATCAGAGACAAATGCTGACGATCCTCGGTAATAATTTCACTCAACATGGCGCTGGTGCGCTTATATACCGCCGCGCGTGAAATCGCGTCGTTTTCACCTTTCACCATTTCCTCAACCATCAGCGTATTGAAACGACGAAATAAATCGGCCCGCTCACGTGCTTCATAGCGCCCAAGCCCCAGACCCTCCAGCGCCAGGCGCCCGGTTTTCAACGCGCCTTCAAAGGTTTCACGCTCAGGCATCTCAACCCCCGCCTGACGCAAGCGAATGTAATGATCAACATCGCGCGCCCGGGCAATAATTTGCAAGTGCGGGAAATGTGCTTTCACCATTTCGGTCAGTTGCAGACTGGTTTGCGGATCGTCAATGGCATTAATGATCACCTCCGCTTTTGCGGCCCCCGCAGACTCCAGTAGATCCATCCGTGTGGCATCGCCATAAAAAACCTTCATCCCAAATTTGCGCAGCGTTTCGATATGGTCCGGGTCATGATCAAGTACCACCATCTTCACCCCGCTCGACAGCAGCAAGCGACCGGTTATCTGGCCGAATCGACCAAACCCGGCGATAATCACCCGGGGTTGCTCCTCATCGATTTCATCCGCCTCACGCACTTCACCGGTGGACGATTTTTCCAGCCGCGTCAGGACAACCAGCAAAATGGGCGTGGCCGCCATCGACAGCGCCACTGCAAGCGTCAGCGCTTTTGCCCATTCAGGATCAAGCACATTGGCCATTTGCGCCGCACCAAACACCACGAAGGCAAACTCACTCCCTTGTCCTAATAATACGGCAAACCAGCGACGTTGCTTGTTCGGCACCTGCAACGGCTTAGCAATCACCCACAGCATGATGGTTTTGATTGCCAGGAAACCCGCCAGCAGAATAATAATACGTAGCGGATTATCAATTAGCGTGCCGAAGTCGATAGACATCCCGACGCCGATGAAAAACAGCCCCAGCAACAACCCTTTAAACGGTTCGATATCACTTTCCAGCGCATGACGATACTCCGAGCTTGCCAGCAAAACGCCCGCCAGGAATGCGCCCATCGCCATCGACAGGCCCACCTCTTCCAGCAATAAACCGAATCCAAAAACCAGGAACAGGGCGACGGCGCTGAACACCTCCCGCAGTCCGGAGCGCGCGACAAAACGCAGGGCCGGTCGTGTGACATAACGGCCCAGAACCACCACCAACGCCAGTGCACCGGCCACTTTCAGCGCCGACAGCGCAAACGCTCCGAGCGTGGTTGACGCCCCGCTCGCCGCCAGCAGCGGGATCATGGCAACCAGCGGAATGGCGGCAATATCCTGGAACAACAGTACGGCAAACGCACTGCGGCCCATTTGCGACACCATCAGGTTGCGTTCATTCATCGCCTGCATGGCGATAGCCGTCGAGGAGAGAGCCAGCGTCATGCCAATAAGTACAGCCACCTGCCAGCGCAGGCCGAGGAACATACAGAACAAACCAATTAATCCGCCGCAGACCACCATTTGCAGCGCGCCACCACCAAACACCGAGGCCCGCAGCTTCCACAAACGCTGTGGGTCGAGTTCCAGACCGATGACAAACAGCATCAGCACCACGCCGATTTCCGCAAAGTGCAGGATAGATTCGGCGTCCGTCACCAGCCTTAAGCCCCACGGGCCGATGATGCACCCTGCAATGAGATACCCCAGCACCGAGCCTAACCCCAGCCGGACCGCAATCGGCACAATCAACGCCGCTGAGCCAAGATATATCAGCGCCTGTATCAGCGTGTGGCTATCCATGATGTGCCTCCTGCCACTCCATTAAGCACTGCTTGTAATGCCGCGCCTGAGCCTGTAGCGTTTCGTCGTCACAGATGAACGTACAGTGCATCGCAAACGGCGGTAACCACTTCAGGCCGCAATATAACGCCGTGGCCTGCAACGGTTGAGAAAGCACGTCAAAACCTGGGTGTGAGCCGATATCAAAATGATTTTCACCGCCGCCGGTGGTGACCGCCCACAACAAATGTTTACCGCGCAGCGCAGTGCCTCCATGACCATACGCCCAGCCGTGGGCGAGGACTTTGTCCATCCACAGTTTGAGGAGAGGCGGTGTGCTGTACCACTGCATGGGATGCTGCCAGACGATGAGGCTCGCGCGTGAAAGCGCGTCCTGCTCCGCGGCGATGTCGATATTGAAGTCGGGATAAAGCTGGTAGAGCGAACGAACCTCTACGCCCTCCAGCGTCCTTGCCTGCTCAAGCATCCGCTTATTCGCATGCGAGTGCTGCGGATAGGGATGTGCATAAATGATGAGAATCATGATTAGCCTGCTATCACTGCATTATTGTAATACCAGTGAGTTTAGTCAGTTAATCAGCAGGCTAAAAGTCAATATTATTGAGTAGCTGAATGGAGAAAACTGAATTAGTTGTCGAGTTCGCTCATATCTTTCACTTGATCGCGGTTAATTTGTTCCGTTTTACCGGTTTCCGCATTTTCATACGACACCAGGCCTGTATCATCATCCACCTGCGGCTTGCCGTTGGTGACAATGGTTTTACCGTCGGTTGTTTTAACCGCCTGGTTGGAGGAACAACCGACGACGGTGAACAGCGCTGCTGCGGTAAAAATGGAGGTGATCAGAATATGTTTTTGCATGGTGTTCTCCCTGCTTTTCAGTCATTTTCAGTGATATACCGTTTAAGTTTAGGCTAACTGACTGAGTAACAGGGAAAATACAGAACACTCCTAATGGCTGGCTCTCGACGCTGGCTTACTGCGGATCGTCATTTGGCTGGTCTGAGCCAACGTCAGCCCCCGCGTTTCTGGCGCAAAGGCAATGGAAACCAGCAGGCCAATCAGCGAAATCCCGGCCCCCATCAGCATCACATGGCTGATCCCGTATTTAGTGATGAATACTGGCAGCGCCCAGGTAGACACAATGGTTCCTACCCGGCTTAGCGACATGATCACCCCGACGGCGGACGCGCGAATATCGGTGGGGAACAGCTCATTGGGGTACAACCACTGAAGGTTCCCCGGTCCTCCCGAGAAAAACGCATACACGGCAAACGCCAGCACCACCAGCCAGACACCCATATCAGGAATCAGCCCTAACACGGCCAGCGCCAGCGTCATCATAATAAAGCTGCCGATTAACAGCGGCCTACGACCAGCACTGTTGAGCCAGAACATCGGTGGAATACAGCCCAGCATAAAGCACAGGCTAATCACCACGTTGCCCAGTGCGGCGCTTTTCCCAACGCCGAGGCCGAGCAATCCGACAATCTGTGGACCAAAGGTATAAATAGCGAACATCGGGATCACCTGGCAGGTCCAGATGGCGGCGACAAATAAGACAAACGGGAAATGGCGGCGATTAAACAACTGAAGAAAGCGTGTTTCCTGCGGTGCTTCTTCGTCGAACACCACCGGCTCGCCGAACAGCTTGATCATCATCGCGTCACACTCTTTTACCCGCCCTTTACGCAGTAGCCATCGCGGTGACTCGGGAAGATCGAAACGACCAATGAGGATCAATATACAGGGGATCACCGCACTCCCCAACATCCAGCGCCATCCACCCTCGACATCATACAGCCAGTAGCCGACCAGATCGGCGCAGGTCGCACCGACATACCACATGGCAGCGATAAAACCGATGGAAAAGGCGCGCTGTCGGGTATTGGAGAACTCGGTGATCATGGAAGTGGCTATCGGATAATCTGCGCCGATGACCACCCCGATCAACACCCGCATCACCAGCAGCTCTACGGGAGAAGAAACAAACATCGTCGCCGCCGATATCACGCCAATGGCGATGATATCGATGATGAACATTTTGCGCCGCCCGACTTTATCGGAGATGTAGCCAAACAGCGACGTGCCGACAAACAGCCCGGCCAGCGTCCCGGCACCTAACAGACCAATCCACTCCGCATCCAGCTTCAATGCCGGTGTGAGCTGCTCCAGTGCAACGCCAATCATCACCAGCACATAGCCATCCAGAAACGGTCCACCGCTTCCCCACAGCATTATTCGCCGGTGAATGGAGGTGAATTTGATGTCATCAAAGTTCCTGGGCTGCTGCATGGTGATGTCCTGTTTTATTTAACTTAATGCCTGATGGCGCTGCGCTTATCAGGCCTACGTACTGTGCCTGTAGGCCGGATAAGGCGAAGCCGCCATCCGGCACCAGGTTTAGCCGTAGCGGAACTCCACACCAAAGGTGCCGCGTGGGTATTCCCATTTCTCCAGCGCCGTATCGAGTCCGAGAATTCGACAAGTGCCGCATTCCAGGCAACCGGCGTAATCAAAGCGCACGCTGCCGTCATCCTGTTTTTTGTACAAGCCGGCCGGGCAGGCTTTGATCAGCACCTCCAGCACCTGTTTATCGGGCTGAGTTTTCAGAATGATATGCGGGCTTTCTTCATCGACATTGAATTTATTGACGCCCAGTTTGACGTCTACATTGACGGGAGAAGTCATAATACGGTCACTCCTTTAAGGCCATCCTTCATCAGGTTGATGAAGCCCACTTTCTTCGCATGACGCAGCAATGTTTTACGCATCGGGACCGGCGCTGAACCATCCACGGTAAACAGGTCGCGGGCGATATTCACTACCATTTCTGGATAGGCGGTAAACATGCGGGGGTTATCGAGGAACGCGGGCAGCTTCTGATACATGCGCATATCGCGCATCGGGCCGTCGTCCAAATGCTGGTGATATTCGGCAAGCGCTTGCTTGCTAAAGTCGTCACGCTTCATGGCTGAAAGTACCGTTTTAGCGGCCGCTTCGCCTGCCGAGATAGCCAAATCCATACCGCGAATGGTGAAGCCAAGGTTCATACACATTCCGGCAGCATCACCAGCAATCAGTACACCGTCGCCCACCAGTTCCGGCTGCATATTCATCCCGGCTTCCGGCACTACGTGAGCGGCATATTCCACCAGCTTGCCACCAGCAATCAGTGGGGCAACGGCCGGGTGCTGTTTGAAATCTTCCAGCATTTGCGGGACCGATTTTTTCGCGTCCTTCAGGTGATGAAGGCCGCATACCAGCCCTAAAGAAACAGTGGTTTCATTAGTATAGAGGAAGCCACCGCCCATCAGGCCGTCAGTTGGCGACCCTGCAAACAGACAGGCTGCGCCTTCGTTACCCTGCAGATGAAAGCGGTCTTCAATCACCGATTTCGGCAATTCAATAAGCTCCTTCACACCAACGGCCACATGTGCCGCATCAACGCGCTTGGCCATACCCAACTTTTCTGCCAGAAGAGAATTCACGCCGTCAGCGAGGATCACCACTTTTGCTTCAAGAATATCGCCATCGGCCTCCACACCCACGACCTTGCCATCACGCTGGACGACATTATCCACGCGGATACCGGTAATCAACTGGGCGCCCGCCTCTTCAGCCTGCTCCATCAGCCAGGCGTCAAATTTACTGCGCAATACGGAATAAGAAACCTGCGACGCCGCCGCCTCTTCTCCGTTGCAATAATCCATCGTCATCGCCCCTTTTTCAGTCATAAAGGCGAGTTTTTCGTGGGTGATCATGCGTTCAATGGGAGCATGCTCAGCAAAGCCGGGGATGATACGCTCCAGGCTGTGCGCATACATGCGCCCACCGGTGACATTCTTCGCGCCAGCAGAATTGCCGCGCTCGATAACCAGCACCTGTGCACCTTCACGAGCGAGCACCAGCGCCGCAACCGAGCCAGCCAGCCCTGCACCCACGATGATGGCATCAAAGATATCTTCGGACATATACAACTCCTCTCAG of the Citrobacter freundii genome contains:
- the folA gene encoding type 3 dihydrofolate reductase — protein: MISLIAALAVDRVIGMENAMPWNLPADLAWFKRNTLNKPVIMGRHTWESIGRPLPGRKNIVISSKPGTDDRVQWVKSIDEAIAACGDEPEIMVIGGGRVYEQFLPKAQKLYLTHIDAEVEGDTHFPDYEPDDWESVFSEFHDADAQNSHSYCFEVLERR
- the kefC gene encoding glutathione-regulated potassium-efflux system protein KefC; translation: MDSHTLIQALIYLGSAALIVPIAVRLGLGSVLGYLIAGCIIGPWGLRLVTDAESILHFAEIGVVLMLFVIGLELDPQRLWKLRASVFGGGALQMVVCGGLIGLFCMFLGLRWQVAVLIGMTLALSSTAIAMQAMNERNLMVSQMGRSAFAVLLFQDIAAIPLVAMIPLLAASGASTTLGAFALSALKVAGALALVVVLGRYVTRPALRFVARSGLREVFSAVALFLVFGFGLLLEEVGLSMAMGAFLAGVLLASSEYRHALESDIEPFKGLLLGLFFIGVGMSIDFGTLIDNPLRIIILLAGFLAIKTIMLWVIAKPLQVPNKQRRWFAVLLGQGSEFAFVVFGAAQMANVLDPEWAKALTLAVALSMAATPILLVVLTRLEKSSTGEVREADEIDEEQPRVIIAGFGRFGQITGRLLLSSGVKMVVLDHDPDHIETLRKFGMKVFYGDATRMDLLESAGAAKAEVIINAIDDPQTSLQLTEMVKAHFPHLQIIARARDVDHYIRLRQAGVEMPERETFEGALKTGRLALEGLGLGRYEARERADLFRRFNTLMVEEMVKGENDAISRAAVYKRTSAMLSEIITEDRQHLSLIQRHGWQGTDEGKHTGDVADEPEVKPST
- the kefF gene encoding glutathione-regulated potassium-efflux system oxidoreductase KefF; translation: MILIIYAHPYPQHSHANKRMLEQARTLEGVEVRSLYQLYPDFNIDIAAEQDALSRASLIVWQHPMQWYSTPPLLKLWMDKVLAHGWAYGHGGTALRGKHLLWAVTTGGGENHFDIGSHPGFDVLSQPLQATALYCGLKWLPPFAMHCTFICDDETLQAQARHYKQCLMEWQEAHHG
- a CDS encoding YgdI/YgdR family lipoprotein, giving the protein MQKHILITSIFTAAALFTVVGCSSNQAVKTTDGKTIVTNGKPQVDDDTGLVSYENAETGKTEQINRDQVKDMSELDN
- a CDS encoding MFS transporter translates to MQQPRNFDDIKFTSIHRRIMLWGSGGPFLDGYVLVMIGVALEQLTPALKLDAEWIGLLGAGTLAGLFVGTSLFGYISDKVGRRKMFIIDIIAIGVISAATMFVSSPVELLVMRVLIGVVIGADYPIATSMITEFSNTRQRAFSIGFIAAMWYVGATCADLVGYWLYDVEGGWRWMLGSAVIPCILILIGRFDLPESPRWLLRKGRVKECDAMMIKLFGEPVVFDEEAPQETRFLQLFNRRHFPFVLFVAAIWTCQVIPMFAIYTFGPQIVGLLGLGVGKSAALGNVVISLCFMLGCIPPMFWLNSAGRRPLLIGSFIMMTLALAVLGLIPDMGVWLVVLAFAVYAFFSGGPGNLQWLYPNELFPTDIRASAVGVIMSLSRVGTIVSTWALPVFITKYGISHVMLMGAGISLIGLLVSIAFAPETRGLTLAQTSQMTIRSKPASRASH
- the fixX gene encoding ferredoxin-like protein FixX is translated as MTSPVNVDVKLGVNKFNVDEESPHIILKTQPDKQVLEVLIKACPAGLYKKQDDGSVRFDYAGCLECGTCRILGLDTALEKWEYPRGTFGVEFRYG
- a CDS encoding FAD-dependent oxidoreductase encodes the protein MSEDIFDAIIVGAGLAGSVAALVLAREGAQVLVIERGNSAGAKNVTGGRMYAHSLERIIPGFAEHAPIERMITHEKLAFMTEKGAMTMDYCNGEEAAASQVSYSVLRSKFDAWLMEQAEEAGAQLITGIRVDNVVQRDGKVVGVEADGDILEAKVVILADGVNSLLAEKLGMAKRVDAAHVAVGVKELIELPKSVIEDRFHLQGNEGAACLFAGSPTDGLMGGGFLYTNETTVSLGLVCGLHHLKDAKKSVPQMLEDFKQHPAVAPLIAGGKLVEYAAHVVPEAGMNMQPELVGDGVLIAGDAAGMCMNLGFTIRGMDLAISAGEAAAKTVLSAMKRDDFSKQALAEYHQHLDDGPMRDMRMYQKLPAFLDNPRMFTAYPEMVVNIARDLFTVDGSAPVPMRKTLLRHAKKVGFINLMKDGLKGVTVL